CGAAAGCAGGGCATTGACCGGAGCTTTGACGTAGTCAGGATCGCCGCCCCACTTAATCCTGTCGGCAACCGCGAGCTTCACGCTCTCGATGTATAGATGCAGCGTCTCCGGGTGCTGGAAGATCAGGTCGGAGCCTTTAAAGCCTTCCATGAGCTTTAGCGTTTCCAGTAATTGGAATCCGGTCGAGTTAGGTGGAACCGAGAATATCTCGTAGTCTCGATAGTTGATGCTGATCGGCTCGCACCATTCAGCATCGTAAGTCGCCAGATCTTCTTCAGTGAACTGCCCACCAAGCTCCTGCGCGCCCTTAATGATTCGGCTGGCCAGCTCGCCCCTGTAGAACTCGTCCTTGCCTCCGCTCGCAATTGCCTTTAGTGATTCGGCGAGTTGAGGCTGCCTGACCCTCTCCCCCACCCTCGGGCCGCTTCCATTCTTGACCCAGATGCCTTTTGAAGGAAACATAGACAGTCTTGGGACGGAGTTCCCTATCGACTTGGCATTGAAAGGCGTTATTGGAGTCCCGTTGGCGGCGTAGCCAATAGCAGGCTCGAATAGCTGGTCACGATCGAGTCGACCGTAAGTCTCATGGAGAGTCAGCCAGCCTGCGGCATTGCCCGGGACCAGCGCCGACTTGATACCGACGTCTTTGTCATTCTCTGCGTATTCTTCTGGGTCGGCAGCCGCCGGCATCCTTCCAGAGAAGTTCAGGGCTCGGACCCGGTCTTCAGCCGCGACGTACGCGAGTGCGACACCCACACCTGCGGCGCCGGACATGAACGGCTCGCACACATTGAGGGTCGACGCGACTGCTACGGCAGCGTCAAAGGCGTTGCCCCCTGCCATCATCATTCGAACGCCTGCCAGGGACGCCAGTGGATGGGCAGAAGCCGCCATTCCATTGGTGCCTACCGCCGGAGGACGACCTGCTGGAGGTGTGACTGACAAGCTGACCATTAGGGCACTCCTGACTCGCTGTTCTTCCGACAGGGCTAAACGCTAATGTTCGCACTATGCTATGTCAAGGTCGGCTCTGTTGAGCCGTGGGGCATGAATTGGAGGGGTGCGGCCAATTGACCTACAAGTCAGGTTCCGTTATCACCAAGACCTGATCCGCGTCGACACCTTCAAGGATCTGATCCCGACCACTTGGCCAGAGCACCCTGATTTCGTCAACCGATTCTGAGTCGCCAAGCCCGAACTCAAGCTCGATGCTGTCCATCGACAGGTAGCTGGACCCGGCGCGCACCTCCTGGACTTGCGTGTGAACTCCAGTCGTTAGGTAGACTCTCGCTCCCACCGCATCGGAGTTGCTGCCGGTGCCGTCTATACTCATTCGTCCCTTCAGATGTAGCGATATCCAGTGGTTATCCCCACCACCGTTCATCCATACAAACACGGGCCCCAGTTTTGGCTCCCATGAGCTTGTGAGACTGTCCCAAACGGGACCGCTGCTGTTCGTTCCCACGAGGTCGAGGTATCCGTCTCCGTTCAGGTCGGCATGTGCAAGCGCCTTGCCATTGAGGTGGAACCTGCTGCTGATTCTCTGGCGGTCAGGGTTGAATGAAGGATCGTCCGCGTCGAGGACCGAATAGTCCACATCCAAAATGTCTAACATCTGTGCGCGAACAGTTATGTCCTCAAAGCTCCCCTTCCCATCTCCCCTAAGCATGCGTCCTGCCGCTGGAAAGCTGCTCTTGCCCGGTGGCCCTTCAGAGCCCAGCCAGTAGACGTCCTGATCTCCATCGTTATCGTAGTCGAAGAAGGTAGCTCCGTAGCCGAAGTCGTAGGCTGACAACCCGGTCGGCTGTTCCCAATCCGGGTGTATCCTCTTACTGTCGAGTGATCTTGGGGGCATCAGCGGACTCGGTGCGACGCTGGTCTGGGGGGCCACATCCACGAATCCGCCGATGAGACCCACACCCTCCACTTGACTGGAGCCATCGTTTCTCAGCAAATAGTGGAGACACGTGCCCCAGTCAAATCGCTCTGTGTATCTACAGTCACCGCCGGGTTCCTCCTGAGGCTCAAACAGCCGCAGGTGAGAGCCAGCGTTGGTCACGAACAGGTCTAAGTCCTGATCCCCGTCGTAGTCGCCTACTGCAAAACCCATCCAATTGCCTGACTTATCAACGCCCATTGCCTCAGCCACGGGTGTGAACTTCACGTGACCTGGGGTGGAGTCGTTTCGGAAGACATAAGGGCGATGGCCGTCATTAGCGACCCACAGGTCTGGGTCCCGGTCATCATCGTGGTCGAAGAACAGCACCGCGTGCGTTCGTCCGGACGGGTCAGCTACTCGATTTCCCTGGGCATCCAGGAGGCTGGGGTCGTATCCCTCGTACTGTAGCCCGGTATCCGGGTCGGTGTAGTAAATAGGTCTACCGTCAGGGTCCCGTAGCATGATTGGACCGCCATCCACACCTGCATCCTTCGCAATCTCATCAAACGTGAGGTCGCGATTGTTTAGGTACAGCACATTGTAGTGGCCAGCATGGGATGCCTGATCAAACATAAACCAGTCTTCATCAACGGCATTTCCGACGTAGATGTCCAGCCAGCCATCGCCATTTACGTCGGCGCAGGCGGCACTCGATGCTGAGCGGAGATTTACTTCTCCACCCAACGCAGACGCCGTGATGTCCTTGAACGCTCCGTCCCCCTCGTTCACCAGCAATCGATCACCGATTACCCCCTGAAGGTGCCGCGAGTCGGTGTCTGCACCCTCTGCCGATCGGAAGTCTAGGCCATCGCCAATGATCCCCCTGGCTCCAACGTACAGGTCTTTGTACCCGTCGTTGTTCAGGTCGCACGCAATCGCTCCACTGCTGTTCTGGATGGTGAGGTCGACGCCAGCATCTCCTGAAACGTCTTTGAACGTTCCATCTCCCTGGTTGTCGTACAGGAAGTTCGAGTGATCAGCATGCTGGGTAACATAGAGGTCCTGGTCACCGTCGTTGTCATAGTCGAAAACAACGGCCGAGGGGCGATAGTTGGAGACCTCGAAGCCATCCTTTAGAGCGAGAGGAGCAACATTAGTAAAGGGCGTGATGTCTGAAGCGGCAGTAGCCTCTTCCACAGCAGCGGGCACCTGGGTATCGGGGACCGGAGTCGAAACGGCGACCTGGGGCACTGGAGTCGAGGCGACACTCGCCACGCTTGGACTCGATACCGGAACTGCAACAGGCTGAGGCGCGTCATCAGAGCATGCAAAGACGAAGATCCCAACGGCAATCGTCAGTACTGCGGTCAGGATCCTCAAGTTGCCTCCCAGAATAGCCCCAACTTCAGATGTAGGACTGGCGTCCAGAGTCAGAGTTTGGCGAGCACCTGGAGACATTGGATCTAGGAACCTTCTGCAATTCCGGCGGTCATATCTGCCGGAGCCGTGGGTCCAGCTTATCTCTCAACCAGTCGCCGAAGAAGTTCATCGAAAATACGATCAGTAGAATCGCGCATCCCGGGAAGAATGAAATCCACCAGTCAGTGGCGACGTACTGTCTCCCCTCCGACACCATGCTGCCCCACGAAGGCTGCGGAGGTGGAATGCCAACGCCGAGGAAGCTGAGCACTGACTCCGTTAGAATCAGTGAGCCTACCTGTAGAGACGATAGCACCATGACCGTGTTAACAACCCCGGGCAAAATGTGCTTGAGCGCTATTCTGAGCCCTGACGCCCCTGCGACCCTTGCCAAGGCGACGTAGTCCGTAGTCTTTAGTTGAAGAGTTTCAGCTCGTACCTGTCTTGCGAAGGGCGCCCAGGTAAACAGGGCCAGCAGTATGATCACAAGCTCCAGACTCGGGCCCCAGACCACTGAGGCCACCAGGGCCACAACGATGAATGGCAATGCGAATACGAAGTCCACAAGCCTCATCAGCGCCTCGTCTACCAAGCCTCCAAGGTAGCCTGAAACAAGTCCCACTACGGTCCCAAGGGCAGCCCCGGCTACAAGCACAACAGAGGCTACTAACAGGGATATGCGTGCACCAAATATCATTCTGCTGAGAACGTCACGCCCTATGTGGTCAGTTCCCAACAGGAACTTCGACGAGCCCTCCTCATCCCAGACAGGAGGAACTCTGACGTCAACCAAGTCCCCTTCCAGCGGATCGTGCGGGGATACGAGCTCTGCGAAAACTGCGACAAATACCAGGATCAGGACGATAGCCACAGGGATTACGGGCCAACGCCTGAACGCCTGGAACATCGTCACAAGTCGATTAGTTGAAGGTGCGAACTCGCGTGAGATGGCCCCAGCATCCGACCCGGCGCTATTCATAGCGAATTCTCGGATCGAGCACACCGTAGAGTACGTCGGCGACCAGGCTGGCAGCAAGGAACATCATACCGAACACAAGAGCCAGGCCAGTTACCAGCGGGAAGTCCGTGTTGAGAGCCGCATTTACTGCAAGCCTTCCAATGCCCGGCCAGGCAAACACGGTCTCCACAACCACAGTGCCGGTCATGAAACCGGCGAGGAGTATCATGGCGTATGTGACGGGTGCGATCAGAGCGTTCCTGAACGCATGTTTCCACACGATTGTGCCAAAGCTTACACCTTTCGCTCTCGCCAACTTGACGAACTCGCTGTCAAGTACCTCAAGCATCGACGACCTGGTAAGACGAAGAAGTCCAGCGGCCGGCAGCCAGCCCAGTGTCGCAACAGGGAGGACGTAGTGTTGCCAGTCGCCCCGTCGAGAAGTGGGGAGCCAGTCCAGTTGAACGCTGAATATGATAACCAGCACGATTGCTATCCAGAACGGCGGGACCGACTGTCCAAGCAGAGCGAAACTGCGTCCGGCATAGTCCCAGGCCGTGCTTCGCTTGACTGCAGAAAGTACACCTAGCGGGATCCCCAGGACCATAGCTGTCATAAAGGAAATTCCCGATAGTTGCAGTGTCGCCGGCAGAGACTCAAGAATCATGTCGAGCGAATTCCGCTGGTAGTACACGGAGGTCCCAAAGTCTCCGCGTACCGCCTTGGCGACCCAGATTATGTACTGAACAACCAGGGGCTTATCCAGGCCCATCGCCTTCCCCTGGGCCTCCCAAGCCTCGGAAGTGGTCCTGGTGTACTGCGTCATGTACAGGTACCGCGGGTCTCCCGTGGCATGGGACAACGAAAATACAAGTATGGTCAGTCCAAACAGAACGACCACTATCGCGGCAAATTTTCGAAGGATTAATCTTCGCATAGTCGGGTGCCGTAGGCTCCCCTCAGCTATTGGCAGTCAGGCAGCGACCAAGGGAGAGGCCGCTGCCTGAAGTCTGTGTCAATTCTATCGCTGAGGCCGAAGCCTACTTGTCGATGACTACCGTAGCGGGATTATTGAAGCTGCTTCCCCAGTAAGGGTGCCACTCCTTGATCGTCGGCAGTTTCACCCAGAAACTCTTGACCGTCACTACCCCGGCATTTATATGCCAATACGACATATAGTTCTGGAAGTGGATGCTGTTCTCGATCCTCTTCTCCAGATTTGGCTCAATGTCGTTCTCGTAGTTCACATCGCAGATTACCGCCGGCAGCTCAGCGCCACCTAGGTGTCCTGGAGTAGGACAGAAGAACGGAGCCTTGGTCCCTCCTGGAGGCATGCCCCAGCCGTGCAACCACGGAACGTCCATTTCTTTCGTGACTGTCTCAGGTCTTCTGGAGGCGTAAGGTGATTTGTCCACCGTGACATCCAGGTTGAGGTTCTCTCGCCACATCTCGCCCACGGCATCCGCCACTTCTGGGTCCCATGTGTTTGGAACGCTTTCCGTAGCCCAGAAGACGACCGGGAAGCCATTAGGGAATCCGGCCTCTGCGAGGTATTCCTTTGCCATGGCAGGATCGAATGGGACTGTCCAATCTTCCTGGAAGTTCTCATCCCCTGGTGGGAACTGCGTGTGCATAGCCGTGTACGCTACATCACTGAAGCCGTCCATAACGTTGTCAACGATAGCCTGGCGGTCGATGGCCATAGACATTGCCCAGCGAACTTTCCTGGGCCCTTCCATTTCAGGGCAGACTGAGCCCGCAGGCGGAGGCAAGGCCGAGAACAGCGCATCATAGTCGCAGCCCTCGCCATACGGGTTACCAATCCAGGGATGCTCTTCGTCGGGAAGGAATCCAGGCCTCGGATTGGCAATCAGGTCAGGTTCTTCACATTCAGGGCATACCTTTGCCCAATAGTTGCCCGAGAAGTAGATCGTATTCGGGTTGGGCAAGCCCATGGGCACCGCAATACCGCTGGTGTCATCGACTATCCCGGCTACTTTCTTCACTGAGATCTTCGTGATGTCAACTTCGCCGGTGCGGATCGCGGCTTCACGAGTCGCATCTTCCGGCATCTCGTATATGTTCAATGTCTTGACGTTGGGGACTATCCGCCAGTGGTCGACGAGCGCCTCTGCCTGAATCTCGTCGTTCCCAACCCACCGGTTGGCCTTAAACGGGCCTGTCCCAATCGGAGTCGTAATAAAGTCAGCCTCACCCATTTCCTCGAAGCAGTGCTTGCAGGTGATTCCGAACGTGGAGTCCCAGCCAAGTCCACCGTGGAGAACGCCCCAGGTCGGGCTGAATTCGCCAGGAACGACATTCATCTGCGCGGTGAACTCGTCTATGACTTCCCAACCTGCTCTGTGTCCAGGCGAGAGCTGCTCGCCTGCATTGCTGACCGAACCCGTCTTGAAAGCGTTGTTGAAAGTGAAAACGACGTCCTCAGCCTTTAGTTCGCCCCAGTCGTCGTGCCACATGATTCCGCGTCGAATGGTCAGCGTTGCGCTGTTCATATCGTCAGCGATCGTCCATGACTCGGCAATCTCCGGCTCATGAATCTCCTGTGAAGGGATCGTTCCCGGCTCAGTGAACTGGGCCCTGAAGATTCCCTCAAAGATCTGGAAGTCCGTACCGGGTCCGCCAACGGTTCCGTTTGCGTCTTTCTCTTGTAGCTGCACCAGTGGGTGCAGTAGCGGGACACCGACGTAGAGTTCACCCTTCGGTTCCTTGTCCATGGCCTGTGGCGGAGCCGGAGCAGGCACTGCCGTGGCAGCAGGAGCGGGAGCCGCAGGTGCCGAGGTCGGAGCCGGCGCGGCAGGGGCCGCTGGGGCCGCCGGTTCGGCCTCTTCTTCGCTGCTACAGGCGATCACCATCAGAACGGCGATTGCGCCGAGAACCAGTACACACAGAGGCACTGAAAATGCCCTGCGTCTGAAGTAACCCATTAAAGCCTCCCAAAGGTGCTATGTGTCGCTCGAATCCGTATGGTCGAATTCCCGCTCTATGAGGGTGAGCAGACAACTACAGCGGAACTTAAATAGTGTCCGCATTGGGTGCAAAAATACGTCGGCACTGGATATATGTCAAGTTTCCGCACTGGCTCTCTACCGGAGCACGTTTACGTTCCCTTATTGCCCGCAAAACAGTCTAATCGTTACAATGTGGAGCGTTGGCGGTAGTCGGGGCGTAGCGCAGTCGGTAGCGCGCCACGTTCGGGACGTGGAGGTCGCTGGTTCAAGTCCAGTCGCCCCGACCAGGCGGGTCCGGTCATCTTGAGCCCGCGCTCTGCTTCGGGTCGCACTGTCATCGGAATGGCCGGTGCCAGTGGATTATCTCGGGGAGACGATCTACTTGAACGGCGATGACGGCCGCGTCGGCATCCTGATGGGTGGCGGCCCAGCTCCGGGCATCAATAGCGCAATCAGCGCCGCTACCATAGAGGCGGTCAACCAGGGTTACGAGGTAGTCGGTATACTGGACGGCTTCTCTCACCTGATGGAGGGCCGCACCGACATGGTAGTTCCTCTCAGTATCGTCGATGTCGCTCAGATCCATCATCGCGGTGGCTCGATAATCCGCACTTCCCGTGCCAACCCTACACGCAGACCCGAACACCTCGAAAACACCGTGAGCGCTCTTCAGCGTCTGGGAGTCTCCTACCTGGTTACCATTGGAGGCGACGACACCGCCTTCAGCGCGTCAGAGGTCTCCAGTCATGCTGGCAACCGCATCAGAGTTGCCCACATTCCTAAGACAATCGATAACGACCTGCCGCTGCCCGGTAACATGCCTACCTTCGGCTACGAGACGGCCCGACATCTGGGAACTGAGATCGTCCGTAACCTGATTGAAGATTTCAGGACCACCAACCGGTGGTATCTCGTGACCGCAATGGGACGCGCCGCCGGCCACCTCGCGCTCGGCATCGGCAAGGCGGCTGCCGCCACGCTAACCATAATTCCGGAGGAGTTCCCCGGAGACCGCATCAGACTGAGCCAGGTGTGCGACATCCTGGAGACAGCCATCTTCAAGCGTAGGGTCATGGGGAAGAGCCGGGGGCTCGCGGTGATTGCAGAGGGCGTGGCCGAGAGATTCGATCCTGAAGAGTTGGCGAGCATTCCAGGTGTGGAAGTATCCAGAGATCAGCACGGCCACCTGAGGCTTGGCGACATCCAGTTGGAAAAGGCGCTCCGACGGGAGATTCAGACGCGATTCGCTGTACGCGGGGAGAACCTCCAGATTGTGGACAGCAATGTTGGATACGAACTGAGATCGTACCCACCTATTCCGTTTGACATCGACTACACTCGCAGCCTTGGCTATGGTGCCGCAAGATTCCTGCTCGGTAGTGCAGAACAGTCTCCCGATACTACTGGAGGACTGATCTGCCAGGTAAACGGGAAGATTGAAGTCCTCCCATTCAGCCAGCTCAGGGACCCATCCACCGGACGAACGAAGGTGCGGACTGTAGACATTCACGGCGATGGCTACCGGATAGCACGCAAGTACATGATCAGGTTGGAAAAGTCAGACCTGAAGGATCCCAACATGTGTCGCAAACTGGCCGATCAGGTAGGCATGACGCCCGACGCCTTCGTCCAGAGGTATGGCGGTGTGGTAGAGTTGGCCGGCGCCAATTAGTTTCACAGGATATGAGGGATGACCGCTGAAACGCTAGTCCGGACCGCCCAGACGCTTGTTGCCCCTGGAAAGGGAATTCTCGCTGCTGACGAGAGTACACGCACCATAGGCTCCAGATTTGTCCAGCTTGGCATAGAGAACACCGAGGTCAACCGTAGAGACTATCGTGAGATGCTCTTTACAACTGTGGGTATCGACGATCATATCAGTGGTGTGATTCTCTACGATGAAACACTTCGGCAGAATGGCGCGAGCGGTACATCCATCGTTGAGATGCTCTCGCGACGAGGAATACTGGCAGGCATAAAGGTCGATACCGGTGCCAAGGATCTTGCAAATGCACCGAAGGAAATGGTCACCGAAGGGCTCGACGGGCTTCGTGACCGGCTCAGTGAGTACAGGGAAGTAGGCGCGAGATTCACCAAGTGGCGGGCAGTCATCAATGTCGGCCCTACAATCCCCACCGACTACTGCATAGAGGTCAACGCGCATGCGCTTGCCAGATATGCTGCCCTGGCGCAGGAGGCTGGCCTTGTGCCGATAGTCGAGCCGGAGGTCATGATGGCCGGCACTCACGACATTGACCGGTGCCAGGAAGTGACAGAGTTAGCCCTTCAACGCACGTACGCCCATCTGCTGTCGCAGCGTGTGCTACTAGAGGGCACGCTCCTGAAGCCGAATATGGTGGTGTCCGGCAAAGATTCATCAAACAGGGCTGGCGTCCAGGAGGTCGCACTCAGGACCGTTGAGACCCTGATGAGGTCCGTACCGGCTGCCGTACCTGGAATCATGTTCCTGTCCGGCGGGCAGGGAGATGAGGAAGCCACCAGTAACCTTAACGCTATCGTGCTCAGAGGCCGAGAAGTGGGTGTTCCGTGGGAGCTTAGCTTCTCGTTTGCACGGGGCCTTCATTCAGCCTCCTTGCGAGAGTGGGCTGGCGATGTCGCGAATGTCGTGAAGGCCCAGACAACTTTCCAGACACGGGCGCGCCTCACTGCCGCCGCCCGGCGGGGAGAACTGTCCGCTCAGTCGGTCGCATCCTAGTACCAGACTGAAGCAATTACCGCGGGACCGTCTCTAGGGGACGTCCATTGTCCTGAGCCGCCATACTGTCAGCAGCCAGAAGGCAACGGCCACCAACGCAGCTCCAATGAGCGCCACCGGCATGTCGATAGTCTGCTCTGCCACCGCCTCAAGTGCACTGTCGCTAAGCCCATACATGACAGAGAGGGCGTAGGCGCTCACACTCAGGTACTTCACCCCAGGGACCAAGGCACTGATGACACCCTCCCACAGGAAGACGTAGACAATCGCAAAGGCTAGTGCTCTCGTTGTTATGAGTCCTGCCCAAGTGAAGACTGCTGCGTAGGCTGCGGCTCCGACAATTGTACCCGCACACACGGCGGCTACCGTGGTCACATCGCCATCCATGCCGACGTAGATAGTGACAGCGGCGCTCACTACTACCAGCGGCGCTCCGATCAGAACCGGCGCAGCCAATTTGGAGAGCGCGATCTTCCACCTCGCCGCGGGTGTCATGATGATGAAACTCAGAGTCCTGTCCTCTAGGTCGTTTCCGAAGACGGTGGTGGAGAACGAGATCATCACGATCGGAAGTACGACACCGACAATCAGGGCGTTTACTATGGCATTTACGAAATCCCCAGGATCCCCGTCCCCATCGGAGGCCGTGAGACGCAGCAGCACCGTCAATGCAACTGGGAGCAGCACGAGCAGTAGGACGATAAGTAGACGCCGAACCCCGGTTATCTGCCTGAGGGACAGCCCAAAAACGGGTCCCATCTAACGTTCCACCATGTACTCGAAGAGGCTCTCCAGCGACTCGTCCAGCGGCTCTACTCTCGTCAGGCGAATGCCTCTCTCCTGGGCTAGCTTGGGAATAGAAGTCTGAAGAGCCGCCACGTTACGACTGTGGACAATAAGAGAACGGTCGTCGGAAAAGGCAACAGAGTCCACGGTGTTCATGCCAATGATCGCAGAGGCCATCTCGTTGGGACGATCGACTACTACTCGGAGCTGGTACGCGTGTTCATCCAACCTCGCCCTGATCGCGCGAAAGTCTCCCGATGCCGCGAGCTTTCCGCTGAGCATGAGTAGGATCCTTCCAGCGAGAGTCTCTACTTCCTCTAGGATGTGGGACGAGATCAGAATGGTCTTGCCATCAGATGCCAGTCGTTCCATGGAGTCCTGGAACTCGATGCGCTGACGCGGGTCCGTGCCATTGAGTGGCTCATCCAGGATGATCACTTCCGGGTCGTGGACCAGCGCGGCCGCCAGCCGCATTCGCTGTCTCATGCCCCTGGAGTAGCCGCCCATAGACCTGTTCTGGACGTCCTGAAGTCCGACCATCTCCACTGCTCTATCGACGGCATTTGATACGTCGGCTACCTCGTGAAGCTTGGCCGATGTTTCAACGAACTGGCGACCGGTCAGAAAAGGATAGATTGACTCGTGCTCGGGCATGAACCCTACGCGCCGATAGAGTCCCGGGTTGTCCCTTACCGGCTGATCCAGGACGTTGACAGCACCTCTCGAACATGCGCTCAGGCCAGCGACCAAGTACAGAAGTGTCGTTTTTCCCGCTCCGTTCGGTCCGAGCAACCCAGTGATGCCGGGATATACCTCTAGAGAGACATCGTTCACGGCAACAACATTGCCATACCACTTCGACACTTCAGATACCTCAATTGAGGCCCTGAGTGAATTCAGCGCTCCTTCTTGCATCAAGTCACTAGCCTTCTATAGCGGCTCCACAGAACTGCTGCCGGGACCGAGACTATGACGATCCACCACACCACCGCTACAGAGGGCGGCAACGGGATTAGTTCTGTCTCAGGAGTTAACTCCTCTTCATACTCGCCAAAAATCAGGTCACTAATCTGCAGCGGAATGCCTCCAAAGTCGAGCAGTCGTGCCCACCTTCCCACGATTCCGAGCTCGGGTTCGCAACCAGTGTTTGAATTGTCGAGTCCTGCGAGGCCGCCGCTCCCAAACGTCACGGCAAGGCTAGCCCCAGACGTGGAATCAGAGTTCGCCTGCCGGCCCGATGTGCTCTGTTCCACATCGGGTGAAGTTACACAGTCGATCTCACTAAGCGCAGCTACCACAACCGTGGTAACCACGAACAGACCTATCACCGCCAGCGAAGCGTAGGCTCGCCTCGTTGTAAGTGACGCAGCCGCGAGAGGTATAGTCGTGGTCACAGCAGCGATAGCCAGTCCAGCCAGTAGGAATCTCGGAACGTGCGCCCAGTTCTCTCGAACATATGCAAAGGGCTCTTCTGAACCCATTGCCAGCCCGGTGAGGAGCACCACCTGTCCTGCGTATATGAAAACGAGGCTGACCGCAAAGAAAGACAGCCATCTGCTTGCCACATAGTCATTCGACGACAGCGGACGCACCAGGTACAGGTTAATCACGCCACTCTTACGGTCTGAACAGAGGAGTTCAGGGGCGATGATTGCAGCAAAAATCAGTAGAATCGGCGAGACAATCGCATAGTAGTCCTGAGGTCCAGGGAGGTCCAGCACATCGGCAAACACCTCTCCCAGCAGTCCTGCCATGATGGACAGAATCGCAGCCGGGGCCATGACCGCCACGAGGAAGAGCACTGGCAAGACCTTGGCCCACGCGCCTCGGCCTAGTCCAAAACAAGTCCGAACGCCGTTCACGAAGAGTGCTCTGCGCGCCCGAGTTCTTCCTTCTCTGGGACCGTCATAGTGGCGATATCCGAGGTCGAAAACCTGGCCCTCGGGAGTACTCATTCCGACCCATCTCTGAATATGTCGGACAGACGGCGGCGGCGCGGACCCAGTCTCCTGAGCCTCGATCCTGCTTCTACAAGGGCATCCCTGATCTGATCGTATTCGGAATCACCCACGCCCTCCACAGCAACGGAGACACCGTCCACAGACGCTTCCAGTCCACGTGCCGACAGCGTTGCAATAAGCGATTGCACATCGTCGTAAACGTCAATGTAGACAGTCTCTGACTCTGCGGTGAATCCAGAGACATCGCCAGCCGCAGTGACTTCCCCGCCCTCCAGCACGATGATGCGGTCGCACGTTGTCTCGACATCTCCCATGAGGTGAGTGGAGAGCATGATGCTGATTCCGAATTCCTTGCCAGTCCGCCGGATCAGCGCCAGCATCTCCTCACGTCCCACGGGGTCCAGTCCAGCCGTTGGTTCATCCAGAAAGACCATCTCGGGATCATGTACAAGAGCCTGCGCGAGCTTAACTCTCTGCTTCATGCCAGTGGAGTATTCCCCCATGGAACGGTACCGCTCTTCGTCGAGACCAACGTGTCTGAGGATGTCTGCAGTCCGGCTGCGCGCGGCACCAGTCGGGAGTCCACTGATCTGCGCCATATGTGCCAGGAACTCGGTGGCTGTCAGCGGCAATGGAAGACATTCATGCTCTGGCATGTATCCAAGGTGGGTACGCGCCATTACATTCTCGTAAGGCTTCTCCCCCATGACGGTTGCAGAACCCGACGTCGGGATAAGCAGGCCGAGGAATAGCTTCATGGCCGTACTCTTGCCCGCTCCGTTCGGACCAAGAAGCCCAGTGATGCCACTTTCAACGGTGAAGTTCACACTGTCGAGGGCAAGTGTTGAACCGTAGCGCTTGGTGAGGTCAGTGGCTTC
This region of Dehalococcoidia bacterium genomic DNA includes:
- the ggt gene encoding gamma-glutamyltransferase; the protein is MVSLSVTPPAGRPPAVGTNGMAASAHPLASLAGVRMMMAGGNAFDAAVAVASTLNVCEPFMSGAAGVGVALAYVAAEDRVRALNFSGRMPAAADPEEYAENDKDVGIKSALVPGNAAGWLTLHETYGRLDRDQLFEPAIGYAANGTPITPFNAKSIGNSVPRLSMFPSKGIWVKNGSGPRVGERVRQPQLAESLKAIASGGKDEFYRGELASRIIKGAQELGGQFTEEDLATYDAEWCEPISINYRDYEIFSVPPNSTGFQLLETLKLMEGFKGSDLIFQHPETLHLYIESVKLAVADRIKWGGDPDYVKAPVNALLSDGYAKQQRARIDRNKAAVVSGEQFSRMVPSGSVKAGSPDAFDGGMTTHFAVADSDGNVVSVTQTLGGGFGSAVAPGDTGLFLNNMAHWFDLEEGAPNRLEGGKRVDFCVAPTQTFKDGKFHVSLGTPGSWGILQTTPQFVMNVLDFGMNVQEAIEAPRLRVFEERRVVMEERFPAPVRMALAAKGHDIDLDAPFTTAVGGAQGIQVNREEGTFQGGADPRRDGTAIGF
- a CDS encoding CRTAC1 family protein is translated as MRILTAVLTIAVGIFVFACSDDAPQPVAVPVSSPSVASVASTPVPQVAVSTPVPDTQVPAAVEEATAASDITPFTNVAPLALKDGFEVSNYRPSAVVFDYDNDGDQDLYVTQHADHSNFLYDNQGDGTFKDVSGDAGVDLTIQNSSGAIACDLNNDGYKDLYVGARGIIGDGLDFRSAEGADTDSRHLQGVIGDRLLVNEGDGAFKDITASALGGEVNLRSASSAACADVNGDGWLDIYVGNAVDEDWFMFDQASHAGHYNVLYLNNRDLTFDEIAKDAGVDGGPIMLRDPDGRPIYYTDPDTGLQYEGYDPSLLDAQGNRVADPSGRTHAVLFFDHDDDRDPDLWVANDGHRPYVFRNDSTPGHVKFTPVAEAMGVDKSGNWMGFAVGDYDGDQDLDLFVTNAGSHLRLFEPQEEPGGDCRYTERFDWGTCLHYLLRNDGSSQVEGVGLIGGFVDVAPQTSVAPSPLMPPRSLDSKRIHPDWEQPTGLSAYDFGYGATFFDYDNDGDQDVYWLGSEGPPGKSSFPAAGRMLRGDGKGSFEDITVRAQMLDILDVDYSVLDADDPSFNPDRQRISSRFHLNGKALAHADLNGDGYLDLVGTNSSGPVWDSLTSSWEPKLGPVFVWMNGGGDNHWISLHLKGRMSIDGTGSNSDAVGARVYLTTGVHTQVQEVRAGSSYLSMDSIELEFGLGDSESVDEIRVLWPSGRDQILEGVDADQVLVITEPDL
- a CDS encoding ABC transporter permease yields the protein MNSAGSDAGAISREFAPSTNRLVTMFQAFRRWPVIPVAIVLILVFVAVFAELVSPHDPLEGDLVDVRVPPVWDEEGSSKFLLGTDHIGRDVLSRMIFGARISLLVASVVLVAGAALGTVVGLVSGYLGGLVDEALMRLVDFVFALPFIVVALVASVVWGPSLELVIILLALFTWAPFARQVRAETLQLKTTDYVALARVAGASGLRIALKHILPGVVNTVMVLSSLQVGSLILTESVLSFLGVGIPPPQPSWGSMVSEGRQYVATDWWISFFPGCAILLIVFSMNFFGDWLRDKLDPRLRQI
- a CDS encoding ABC transporter permease, with product MRRLILRKFAAIVVVLFGLTILVFSLSHATGDPRYLYMTQYTRTTSEAWEAQGKAMGLDKPLVVQYIIWVAKAVRGDFGTSVYYQRNSLDMILESLPATLQLSGISFMTAMVLGIPLGVLSAVKRSTAWDYAGRSFALLGQSVPPFWIAIVLVIIFSVQLDWLPTSRRGDWQHYVLPVATLGWLPAAGLLRLTRSSMLEVLDSEFVKLARAKGVSFGTIVWKHAFRNALIAPVTYAMILLAGFMTGTVVVETVFAWPGIGRLAVNAALNTDFPLVTGLALVFGMMFLAASLVADVLYGVLDPRIRYE